The Phaseolus vulgaris cultivar G19833 chromosome 5, P. vulgaris v2.0, whole genome shotgun sequence genomic interval CATACTAAGCACATTCTATTATCTGATGATGAGTAGCAGAGTCCAGTATTTTTCAGCCATTGCTTCCATATAACGTGCTGGAGGACCAACACATTGAACTTCAATAATAGGTACATGGGCAAAATAAAACAATACCAAtgtgaaaacaaaaatagaCAATAATCAAAACGTTTTCTTCGCCACCTCACAAAAATGGTTCCCAACAATTGTCTCCTTTCCCACATATCTAAATTGTTCTAGGGTTTTAATAGCCGGTGCAGGTGTGTCTTGTCCGCGTTCAACTGAAATGGGGGGCAGGAGGGACGTCAAGGGTGACTCCTGCTTGGATTTGGCCCCATCCAATAAGACGCCAATGCTTCTCCACACGTCGACTAAGTGCTATCTTCTCACCCTTGCTAGTGCACACAGGGGATGTAAGTTGCAACTTTGCCAAGTCATTCTTCACAGCAATTACTCTAGCCCCCGTTGACATTGATCCTATGTTCAACATTAGCATCTCTCCTTTCGCCAGCTTCGATACCTTCCCCTGTCTCTCAGACCCTTTTGTTCTGACCCCAAGAAGCCGTCTAAGCAAGAAAAAGTTTACCTGCAAGACCAATACAGATAACGTTgagaaaaaatgatttttagttTAACTCATCTATTGAATTGCAAATCTCAAACTTGATGATAACTCATTACTGGCAGCAAGCACAGATGAATAATTACGAATAACTTACCTCGAGTTCAACAAAAACCTCGGGTAATGATCCAACCTCTCCTAGAACTTGACCTACCAACCTATCAGCACGTGTCAATGTGGGATCCATTGTTGTCCCAACACCAATTAGGCCTCCAGGAACAGCAAATTGAAGCTCATTTTGTTCAGCATACAATGAAACTATTCTTGAGTATATTGGTGTGCACCGGATATTTCCACTCTCATCTTTAACAACAATCCCAGGTCGAACTTCAATGAATTGATTCACCTTCAAAACACCCTGTAAAGAAAACTTTGTCAGGTGAGTCTGACCGAGGTCTTTTAAGCCACGCCACAAAAATACCAGACAAGGTTTATTTCATTCAATGACTTCGGAATAAAAATAGTAAGTAATAAACATTATATAAATTATGCATTTCAGACATCATTAGTGATTTTAATATCTGCAAGTCATGCAACAGTGCAAATCAAGTATAAGATCTGGGAAATTGACCAATAGACTTACCCTCAGAATGCTTCCACCAGCTACACCTCCTTTTATTTCATCAACTTCAAAACCAGGTTTATTGACATCAAATGACCGGATTACGATCATGTTAGGAGGAGAAACGAAGTTCCTCTCAGGGATTGGGATCTTCTTCACAATATACTCGCACACAACATCAATATTATACTTTAACTGTGCTGAAATGGGTACTACTGGTGCACCATCAGCAACAGTTCCCTGGTAAGTCACAAAATAGGGGGGAAATTTTCATGTAGGTTTTTGAAAAGGAATTCACTTGTGTAAAAGAAAACTTACCTGTATAAACTTTGAAATTGCTTCATGCTGATTGATTGCCACATTTTCTTGAATCAAGTCAACCTTGTTTTGAAGGATTATTATATGCTGTAGACGCATAATTTCCACAGCAGCTAAGTGCTCAGAGGTTTGTGGTTGTGGGCAGCTTTCATTAGCAGCTATGAGTAGTAAAGCTCCATCCATGATTGCAGCTCCATTAAGCATAGTAGCCATGAGAATATCATGTCCCTACAGATATTGGTAAAGTAAAAACAAATATCACATACATgtaaaaacaaactaaaatatatattaaatgattTATCCATTTGTTTGAAGACCTGTAGTTACATTGCTTATAAAAAGGATACCCAAGAGTAAAagcaaaaaatatatatgaagaaATCTTAGGCGCTCATGGAAGATTAGCAAGGGATATATTtagatttgaaaaaaataattcagaAAGGGAACAAACCAAAACTCTTGAATGCCACCAATACAACAGTTTTCTATCAACAAACGACAGCCTTAGTTGTGTCCCACTAAGTAAGGTCAGTCACATAGATCACACAATGTTGTTGGACTCAgttagaaacaaaaattctcaAGGATACTCACCATGAGATCCCTTATATTAATGTCTTTGGTCTCCCTATACCTCTTTTCACAAGGCTAAAAAATAAGAATGTAACGTGATCTACTCTGATAAGCAGTACTTCCAATTACTTTCTTTGCATAATCCAAACCACTTTTAAAAATTTGTCATTTTTCCTTGATGAGTCATACCAATATATCCCCTTCTTGTGGCCACATTATATTTCTACAATAAACACAATTTTTCAATATTCTAAACCAGTACCTATTGTGCTTCTTGAGCATCACAGTTATCTTACTATATAACATTGAATGTATACTACTACCACTTCTATAGCAATATTAGTGTAACTACAAACAGTAATGACTAATACAGATGGGGGAATACATCTATAAGTAAAGAGCAAGAGCCTTCTCTTGCTCGTTAAGAGCACCTAAGAAATTTTCATTTTCTGTGTATATTCATGCATACCTCATGCACATACACACACGATACCCCACATATTCCTTCCATTTAAGGAGAGAAAATATGCCAAGGAGAAATGATGTATACAAGTAAACATGTCTCAATATTATATCTGACCAAATGTGCAGGTATCTCCAATATTATAgctaaaataaaatctaatcaAATTATGCATTAAGCAGTCCGAAATAATAATGCAAGTCCAGGACTTCACCGGACAATCCACAAATGAAACATGTCTCAGCAATTTCATCTTGCTGTTTTCAAACCCTGGCACGTCACACATAGGACTATCTTCTTTCCCACTTCCATAAGCCCTGTAAGAAACAATTTATCATCAACTCACCAAAAGCTAAAGTAACCTGATATCATAATGCAAATGTAAAAACAAGCACCCACTTGTAGCACATAGGCCTTGAACACCGTTCATCTTCACACTTGTATATTTTTGCATTTGCATACCCAAGCTTGATTGTAATGTTACGCTCCAACTCATTTTTGAAACGCACAGTCTGCACAACATTCATGGGAACAATAGGTCAATAGTTTAAATATCCAAAGATAAAGGGAAATGTGTGTTAACAATACAACATGGCATGTTTATGTGTAATCCTGCTTTTTCAAACAGAAGAACAAAAAAAAGGTAATATTGATCTAAATGCAGCTAAATAACCCCATATAACCTCTAGAAAGAGATAACCACTTCCAATCAAGAGAACCCAAATCAGGCTTTCAAATACAAATAGAATTTATCCATGACAAACTATAATATACATATTGAAAGAAACCCACTAGCCAGTTTTACAAGCAATCCTCACCTTATAAACCTTATAAACCGGTTTTGTAGTTTTCAGTTAAACCTAAATCACTTTGTAAGAAAGAGAAACGTTCTAAGACAAAGGAATACCTGGACACCTGATATTGCTTTCACAACTGTTGACTTGCCATGTGCCACATGACCAATAGTGCCTGTTAGGATGCAATTCAATACATCAATATGGTCATGGAAGAGAAGCTGACACAACTTCAGTTGCACAGTTTAATTTTCATGGGGAATCAATGTAAAGATTTCTACACTGCCAACCAATTACAAAATCACCCTATGTATGactgttaaaatattttttacataatatCGCAATCTATGATtggataataatattaacaactTGTGCACCATCAGTGCATTTTAATTACATTCTAAGTGCTAAATCACAAAATGTGCGAAAATATTACCAATATTAATAGTAGCTTGCCGAGATATGACTTCTGGAGAAAGTGGATGCAACTTTGTCACATCCAACTTACTCAAGTCTTGCTCCATCAAACCCTTCCGTGACATTTTGGCAGCTTTCAATGGGATCTTAAGTGGTGAAACTGATTTATGACTTGACAACTAAATTATCTGCATGTATATAATCATGGGACGACAAAAAACCTGCATCAGAATCTTCCATTTCTTTACTTTTCTTGAAATATGTATGTAATATATTAGACAGAATCCAATTCTCTTCTGTCTTATCCTACCACAACCCCTCATCGGGTAAAATATGTATACTTCACGCAGATTCATTATTTTCtcaacaaataaaatgaaatatttcaaAGTGTGTCCAAACAAAATAATACTGTTCTACGTTTTTTGGTATAATTTTCTGATATAACAAAATGGGTACACAGAAACCCCTTCAGATTTGGGGCATTTATGAATATATTGTTCAGCTTTCAGTTCAGGTAGAAAAGCCCTACAAGTAAAACTTTCCTTCACACAATCTTTTTTTCTAGAAACATGAGTAGATTGCCGGGTTGAGAATGAGCGTAAAGACGAATTTACTACAAACATATTTTAAGTCTTTTCAAGACACACAT includes:
- the LOC137835054 gene encoding eukaryotic translation initiation factor 2 subunit gamma-like, whose protein sequence is MSRKGLMEQDLSKLDVTKLHPLSPEVISRQATINIGTIGHVAHGKSTVVKAISGVQTVRFKNELERNITIKLGYANAKIYKCEDERCSRPMCYKAYGSGKEDSPMCDVPGFENSKMKLLRHVSFVDCPGHDILMATMLNGAAIMDGALLLIAANESCPQPQTSEHLAAVEIMRLQHIIILQNKVDLIQENVAINQHEAISKFIQGTVADGAPVVPISAQLKYNIDVVCEYIVKKIPIPERNFVSPPNMIVIRSFDVNKPGFEVDEIKGGVAGGSILRGVLKVNQFIEVRPGIVVKDESGNIRCTPIYSRIVSLYAEQNELQFAVPGGLIGVGTTMDPTLTRADRLVGQVLGEVGSLPEVFVELEVNFFLLRRLLGVRTKGSERQGKVSKLAKGEMLMLNIGSMSTGARVIAVKNDLAKLQLTSPVCTSKGEKIALSRRVEKHWRLIGWGQIQAGVTLDVPPAPHFS